In Halogeometricum sp. S1BR25-6, a single genomic region encodes these proteins:
- a CDS encoding winged helix-turn-helix domain-containing protein, whose amino-acid sequence MSTTEVVGTDEGSSDRWEPIREMPPSAKLVAKVLDYDDTLTQSQLAEETLLPPRTVRYALSRLEDAGVVDSRFSFSDARKRLYTLNI is encoded by the coding sequence ATGAGCACCACCGAGGTAGTCGGAACGGACGAGGGGTCGAGCGACCGCTGGGAACCGATTCGCGAGATGCCGCCGAGCGCGAAACTCGTGGCGAAAGTGCTGGACTACGACGACACGCTGACGCAGAGCCAACTCGCCGAGGAGACGCTGCTGCCGCCGCGGACGGTCCGCTACGCTCTCTCGCGCCTGGAGGACGCGGGCGTCGTCGACTCGCGGTTCTCCTTCTCCGACGCCCGCAAGCGGCTCTACACGCTGAACATTTAA
- the pan1 gene encoding proteasome-activating nucleotidase Pan1, producing MTDTVDDVDLPYEEDAASQQEKIQALQERLDVLESQNEEMRDKLLDANAENNKYQQKLERLTHENKKLKQSPLFVATVQEITDEGVIIKQHGNNQEALTEVTDELREELEPDSRVAVNNSLSIVKRLDNETDVRARVMQVEHSPDVTYADIGGLEEQMNEVRETVEMPLKSPEMFEKVGIQPPSGVLLYGPPGTGKTMLAKAVANQTDATFIKMAGSELVHKFIGEGAKLVRDLFEVARENEPAVLFIDEIDAIASKRTDSKTSGDAEVQRTMMQLLSEMDGFDERGDIRIIAATNRFDMLDPAILRPGRFDRLIEVPKPNAEGREIIFQIHTRNMNVDDDVDFAQLAEMADDASGADVKAICTEAGMFAIRDDRTEIYMNDFVSAWEKIQAEAEDDADASRAFA from the coding sequence ATGACCGACACTGTGGACGACGTCGACCTTCCCTACGAGGAGGACGCGGCGTCGCAGCAGGAGAAAATTCAGGCGCTCCAAGAGCGCCTCGACGTCCTCGAGTCCCAGAACGAAGAGATGCGGGACAAGCTGCTGGACGCGAACGCCGAGAACAACAAGTACCAGCAGAAGTTGGAACGACTCACGCACGAGAACAAGAAGCTCAAACAGTCGCCGCTGTTCGTCGCCACCGTCCAAGAGATTACGGACGAGGGCGTCATCATCAAACAGCACGGCAACAACCAAGAGGCCCTCACCGAAGTCACCGACGAACTGCGCGAGGAGTTGGAACCCGACTCCCGCGTCGCCGTCAACAACTCCCTCTCTATCGTCAAGCGACTCGACAACGAGACCGACGTGCGCGCTCGGGTCATGCAGGTCGAACACAGCCCCGACGTGACGTACGCCGACATCGGCGGCCTCGAAGAGCAGATGAACGAGGTCCGCGAAACCGTCGAGATGCCGCTCAAATCCCCCGAGATGTTCGAGAAGGTCGGCATCCAGCCCCCGTCGGGCGTTCTCCTCTACGGCCCGCCGGGCACCGGGAAGACGATGCTGGCGAAGGCCGTCGCCAACCAAACCGACGCGACGTTCATCAAGATGGCCGGCTCCGAACTCGTCCACAAGTTCATCGGCGAGGGGGCGAAACTCGTCCGCGACCTCTTCGAGGTCGCCCGCGAGAACGAACCCGCCGTGCTCTTCATCGACGAGATAGACGCCATCGCCTCGAAACGCACGGACTCGAAGACGTCCGGCGACGCCGAGGTCCAGCGCACGATGATGCAACTCCTCTCGGAGATGGACGGCTTCGACGAACGCGGCGACATCCGCATCATCGCGGCGACGAACCGCTTCGACATGCTCGACCCCGCCATCCTCCGGCCGGGTCGCTTCGACCGCCTCATCGAGGTGCCCAAGCCGAACGCGGAGGGTCGCGAGATCATCTTCCAAATCCACACGCGCAACATGAACGTCGACGACGACGTCGACTTCGCGCAACTCGCCGAGATGGCAGACGACGCCTCCGGCGCCGACGTGAAAGCCATCTGCACCGAGGCCGGGATGTTCGCCATCCGCGACGACCGCACGGAGATATACATGAACGACTTCGTCTCCGCGTGGGAGAAGATTCAGGCCGAGGCCGAGGACGACGCCGACGCCTCCCGCGCGTTCGCGTAG